The genomic stretch TTTTTATCTAAATAATccgcatatttatttttaaagatacacacatattttcgacctccccaccccaccccccaacccccaattGACAATTCACAAAAGCTCAACACTTTGGCTGtgagaaaaaaaatcaatttatatGTTAATTCGTAAGCAAAATCCACAACGCCCGGGGAAAAGTGTGTGAAAGCTTTTGGCCATCCGGCCGCCACACGCTTTGGCTCTCTTTGGCCAAACAACACCGGAAAAAGGAAAGTTGAACAAAGTACGAGGTAGGTGCCAAAACTGACATTTGCCGGGCCAATGTGTGCGATTGGTGTGGGAGGAGaggagggcagggcagggcagccCTGACCAGGACCTGACCATAGCGTGGAGTTTGGGCCAAGAAGCAGCAAGAAAATCATCAATAGCTTCCCTCTGAAGGCTCTATATGTAGCTTCTACACTTTTATCTCATAGAACCCCGTTTGGTCACCCTCCCTGACCCTCATTGTTAACTTTAAAGCGTTACCCTTCAAGggagcgcaaaaaaaaagggcatGCTCATAAATCTCGAAAAAAGAAATACCTACAATTGTTGTATTGTCTTTTAACTTTTGGCTTTTGAATCGGGTACGGCAGCCGCTTAAGCCATGTCGAGTTAGCCTTAGTCCGGGTAAACAACTCTCTGCCCCCCACCCGACCCCacttgggggggggggggccctcGCTGGTGGGAGAGCcatcgcattcgcattcgcacaAAGTTCAAGATTTAGATGCGTTAAGCGTTATTTATGGCCGCAAATAAATAAGGCTTAAACCATACGCAATGCCTCACTGTGGCGTTGAAAGTTTTCGACGTTCATTCCAATttgggtgtgtgcgtgggtgGTCCTGTgcggtgtatgtgtgtgggaaTGGCCAAGGGATGTGCAGAGCTGTCTAATTAGGAAACGTTTCCATATGGCAGGGGGAGGCGGGACGAGCGCGGCGTGGCGTGGTATTCAAATGGTCACAAAGTTGAATAATCGTATGTCTGGGATTTCCCCAGAAGAGTCCTccacctctacctctacctctaccttaCCATATGTCGGGCCATCATGTAGAGCATGATCCACAGTCGGTTCTCAGTTTGATTTACTTGTATTCGCGCTCGGCACGTCAAACGGCGAAACAGCACGCCAACTACTCTCCGAGCATTGCCGAACCATTCCTCTCCGACACTCACTGTGTGCAACGCAATTATGAGTACAGTGGTCGGTCTTTCTCTTTCCAACGCACACACATTGCAGCAGAAGCACACGCTCAACGCGCGCTCTCCTCATCTCGACGCTTTTGATCCTCTCTGAGCGAGTCGTCGTCTCTCACAGCAATGGGACCGAAAGTGAACGCGAATGAACAAGCACAGAAATAGACCAGGCAGTGGACAGTAACCAACGGTAAATGGTAAAGAAGGCAACGAAAGGGCACACCGCGAACAGAATACACTGAGAATAATATTTGCATCCGACACACACAAGTGAACGATAGTTATTTTGAAACTATCGATAGAAAAACTCGACTCAGGAAAACGCTGCCAGACTGCTGCGTCTGCTGCGGTGTTGCCATTTTAGCCTTTTTAAGGCTAGAGCTGGCACTTTGCCTTTTTTTGCCTTGAGGCAAATCGAACAAAAAGCAGACTTGCTGTACGTGTTTTAATTGATGGTATATTGTCGTTGAAACAGAAACATTCTGGGACATTGGATCGTCCACTCTCGCATTGGGCATGATCGTAGTCGCCATAGGTATGCCTCAGGGATCGCTCAGTTCAACTGGATGGTCCTTTGCTAGCTTTGCCACAGATCTCCGCCGAAAGTCGTTTTACTTGTCCCCCTTGGCCTTCACTTCGAAGGCCGGATATGTGTACTCATCGATGGCCTTGAGGTTCTGGATGATGAACTCCTTGACGGCGGCCACGTATTCGGCGGCCGCCAGGATCAGCTGCTTGAAGGCCTCAATGACACGACCCTCGCCCTGCAGTTGCCCCTTGAAGCACTCCTCAGAGACCTGGACGATGTAGCCGCGCAATCCCAgtatctgggcctgggccgcAGCGAACATCTCGAAGGCCTCCTTGGGGATTTGTCCCTTAATTTCAAAGTCGCACGTCATTATGATCTGGCTGGCATCTTCCTTGGCCTTGGACATTATCACACAAATTTTGTACAGGCTGTAATTTGTTCCAAAACGGAGTtgttgaaaaacaaaaagtaaatcTGATGTTCAGGGCGAGGAGTGTGAAAGTTGATCAAAGCAAAGGCGTTAGGGGGTCCTTTTCTTCCCCATGAATCAGCCATGAGGCCGCGTTTCCTTCCCCGTAGGCTCTCTTCCATGGAAATGCCTGCCAATATTTCTAGAAAATATCTGCAGCTTGCCACTGACGCACAAAGCATTAAAGTGAGAGTTTCCCCTATCAAAGGAATCagaaattaatcaaaaacatttaaatCTACTTACAACATTGAACATTCAATTAATATTTGAACACATGCAGACTCGTCGTAgcctctttttttgtttttgtgttagCCATGTCCATTCATAATGGACAGGACAGCAGCGGCtgtaaagtaaataaaataattaattgccGAGCTGAATTAAGCTGTTCATAATTTTCACAGCCAGTgaatggcaatggcattgcggggggttggggggaggggcaacAAAAAAGCCAGGAGACACTGACTGAACCTTTGAACACTGAACAGATCGCATTATGAATACGTAAACAAGCCGCACTGTTGTTTGaactaattaattttgaaaatttaaatacgAGCCAAGCTAATTACGATAGGTTGTGCCACATGCCGGTGCAACAGgaccaccccaccaccccccatccccacctGCCTGTGCACTCAATAAATGCGATacaaaattgttaattaaattttccaaaaatgaaCTTCGTCGAGCGTTGAGCGGCAAATCAAATCAACTGCCTCTGCATCAACTGCATTATTAAATGGAAGTAGTACgcctttttggggggggggggggggggggccggCCAAAATCAAGGCCGGCCGCAGAGAAATCTGTTCAATTTACCTTGGGCAAATGCCAGAGCCGCCCCGCAACGCCTCGCCCCGCCCAGCTTAGCTCTTATTATATTTGTCAGCCAACATTCGAGTGCCGACGTCCTGCAGTTTGATGAAATtaccataaataaatttttgcatAGACGCCATTGGAAAATTTGTCACAAATGTCCACTGTGTGCGTGtaggtgcgtgtgtgtgcgtgtggtggtgggggggggggggcctctGTACATTTTGCAACAATTTCGCGACTGCGCGGAAATTGCAATTAGAGTCCGCGCCGAGCATAAATAACTTGCAAAATTGTACATGGCCTGTGCCCGCCGCTCTCCGAGATTAGAGAATGGACTAGGGGATACCTCATAGCCCAATGCCCACAACAAATTCAAGCTCTATTTCGTATGAAGGGGTGCCAAAGGACAGTTGCCCGGCCCATCAGTTGGGCACATAAATTATACCAACAAACACGGAacgcaaaaggcaaacaaaattgTTACGGGCCATGGCAACCGAAGCTACACAAATCGAAATATCCCATATATATATCGGGGAAAGGGCTAGTAGAAAGGGGCGCCGGAATGAAAGTGGGAGCAGCGTAAAATGAAAATCCAAGCAGCCCTTGTCAGCATGATTAATGATGACGTTTATAGAGGCAACAAACGGGCAACAGCCAGGGGCCAAACGGGCCAAAAGGGCCACCGGGCAATGGAAAACACTTCCTTCTTCCTGGCACTCGAGAAACTGGGCGCTCCCGGAGAGTGTCCGTGCTAATCCACATCATGACTGCAAATAATAGAACTTAATCTATTTTCAAtatggcagcggcagcgcaacgcaacgcaaatTAAGAACTCATCAATTTTTAATGCTTACTCAGTGGGAGATGGGCAAAAGTTTGGGGCCTCCGCAACCCACTTGAAAATACACCCCAGGGAATTGTCCCGGCGAGCTCCGGGAAACTTTGTTGCCGCCCCCCAAACCCTGCCCCTCCCCTGTGCATGTCTTGACCAAGCTTAAGCTTATATCTTGGCAAACAACATAAAAGTTTCACACTTTACCCCGGCCATGTCCTGTTGTAATGCCGCCAGGATGTTGATGTTGTGTGgggctttaaaaaaaaaaaacttaaatttgCCCAAAAGATTCCTGCCTCAAAGTCCAGCCTACAATCAGCCAGTGGCCCTCAAAGAAATCGGCCCATAGTTTTGCCCTTCCCTGATGGCCACTCTCATTAGCATTCGTCCACTCGACACTACAAACAAATCCATCGTCCCCCCAATCCAAGCTCATTGCCAGCTAAGCGATTTTAAAGTCGCGAACTGCAAACATCTGCTTTCGGGGGGCTCGGCTGTGATTGAAGGCTGGTCCTGCGTTCCGCTGGACACAGGATATGCTGTCAACCGCcaacagcaaacacacacgaCCCCCGAAACCAGTCACAGACCCaattcccagtcccagtcgcagtcccagtcgcagtggCAAAGAGTGGAGTCGCCTTCCACTCTCCGAGCatacagaaacagatacagatacagtgtCAGCAGATACAGCTGCGAATAGAGGCCCAGCATGCTGCTAAACTAATTAACTAAGCGCAGTTGGGGCAGGCTGGGGCAGGCTGTGGCAGTCTGGGGCAGGCTGTGGCAGACTGTGGCAGCGTCACCTTCGCAGCGGCTGTCGTCAGTGCTGTCGCCGGCCGCATCCGGCTTTTCTTTCCGTTTCCCGACTGCAAAAGTGCGTGGTGCAGCCCAGCGAGGGCTGACCCAGGACTACGGCCCTAGCTGGCTCTTCTTGCCCTTTGGAAAACCCTGAGCAGCCCTCGCTTCGACATTGCCATCGACTTTGGttagtgtttttgtttggcggACATTAGGCGCGGGTCTGGGTCTCGGcaggggggggcggggggcaatTTCCAGTTGCCAACTCGGCACTCACTTGTTTGGCAATTAATTTGCCGGCGTCTGTTATTTCTTTTCCCCGGCATGAGTGTTGGCAATCTAAACACGGTTATTCGCTAATTAGCAAAAAACAAGCACACAGATACGATTCCAAACCCCCCCGCCGCCCCTCCCCGATTCCGGGGTAGCCCCACAGAAGTTGGAGTCGGAGCGAGGGAGACGGAACGTTACATTTCCCTGTGGTTGTTCCGTGTTTGTTTTCGGTAGGTGCTTGGCCTCGTTGCCATTTATTGGCACCCcccaggtcccaggtcccagcccccagccccacacCCACTTTGCTGGCTCCTTTTTTCCGAGCTCTCGCATAAAATTAGGTCGCCATGTAattagctgctgttgctttaaTTTTAGCACTTCAGATTCTTTTTGCACTGCAATTGCATGGAAATCTTCAAGTAGGAAAATTCTAAATTCCACCCAAAGCAGCGGCACTTAAAGGGTGCAGAAAACGTGGCCTCTTTGGGCCTTTGAAACTTTCAAAagaattattaatatttttttggttcaAATTCTGTGCTGTGGGTGGAAGTTTTCTTAATGGCTTTGATtccattacgcatacgccgcataGTACGAAACTTCTAAACGAATATTCAAAACACTTGAAAATGTTTACTGGCAAAGCTATTAGAATATTTTCCAGCATATTTTAGTGGCTCGACTGCCGTCGCTTGGTTGTGTATTAAAATGCCAGAAATAATTTTCTAGTCGCAAAATTTTCTTAGACTTTGGCAGTCGCTCAGTGGCAGGGCAAAAAGGGGTTTCAAAAAAGGGGTACAaaatatagagaaaaatgtatatttgaGGGTTTCAACTATAGCACAATCCAGGAGATTCTCTAGTGACCCTCAAACAAACCTTAACTCTCGATCTACTTCTCTGGAAAATTCGCCCCCATTGAAAACCAGGGTATCTCTGTGTCGTTACCCACTGTTGAGCTGTTTGTCgttttagttttctgccgaGGTGTGGCTCGACTTGAGTTTCGTTGAGAGTTTTCGTTGCGCACACATggataataaatatttgctttggTATTTCGATATGAAGTTTTATGCAGTCGGGGATTTTGGGGGTTTGCAAAGTCAGCACGACAGCACGACAGCACAAACAGAAGCACCGGAGGGAATCCCCGGTATATCTCTGCACAAAGCGCATAGTTCATAAGGAGTTCACGGGGGCCACGTCGCTGGGAAAATGCTTCAAATGCTTCGCCAGTTTCTTCCGGGCCAAAAGAGTTGAAACATATCAATCTTCcatattatttatgcatacAAAATTTATGCTGCCATTTTTGCTAGAAGCTCGCTTTTCAATTTACTCAATATCGCACATGGCCATAAATCCCGCACATACTCGGACGAGTAGAGTggaaccccccccccctggaaatcaatttaattatgtGGATCCCTGATAACTTAAGCAACTTAATGTATTCTTTATGGCGGCCACATCTATTCAACTGCATTTTGAATATGCTGAGCGATGGCAGAGGCCGGATCAGAGGCCCTTCGAGCCAATATCATGAATAACGATGTAATAAAATACGTGATATGGAAACCAAATTCATCCGCCACATGATGAACTATGCGACTGCCTGAGctgttgggggtgggggggctgTTGCACTGCTGGGGGGATAAGCCAGAGCCAACGCATAATTCTTGAGTATTTTCTGTGAATTAGCTGGCATTTCTATGCCATAAACAGGGTCCTGGTCCGGGTCCGGGATCTGTTTTCTGTGCAGGAAATGCTTGCAACTTTGCAGCCACAAATGCAACGGCAGAAATATGATGAGATAATGCTAGAAAATAATAGCTGTGACTACACAGAGGACCCCACCCCACCCTACCCCACCCTACCTTCTCTCGGCCACATAGGCTCTAAGCCCTGCTCATCGGGGGACACATCTCTGGTCAAAGTTGGTTGCAAAATTCCTCTTCTGTCCCTGGCATACCTCCTGGAATAACTTATGGACCCCCGCTGGGACTCCACACAGCCCGGCTCCAGGGCAAAAGTTGCGCTCAGTCTGGCTGCAAATCCTGTgacaggcagcagcacagACCGGACCCAGGCCGGGCCTCCCCCCCATGGCCCCCATAGCCCCCAGGGGCCGGTCAAGTCCAAAGCGTCTGTGTTTCTGcatatgcaaaatgcaaaatattcgCTTTAGCTGgaagtattttttttgctttcggTTTTAGACCAGCAGCCCAAGCAGGGCATATAGATCTGGCCATAAGCTTTAGATATAGAATCTCTGCAATCCCTGGAGAGCGATGGTGTAGGAGATTCTATTTGGGTTGCAGGCGAGCTCTAGGGATGGATTTTTGGGAGGAGAGGGACACCTACACGGACACCATGGAGCTTATATCACAAGGAGTTTCTCAAGGCGATTCTTGGgtttatatttaattagttttttattttatttattacttttatttttcttttattatttattatttactgttgtagtattatttatttaatttctgtttattatttatttatattattattatttatttactatttttttgtattattattattagagATTTATtggtttatatttaattagttatttatttaataatatgaattattttttattactatttattacattattaatttatactattattatttattatttatttactatttgcttaattttttattattattagagatttattcttttatatttaatgagttatttatttatttattcatttttatttatttttgttttactatttatttatttgtttatacattttgtagtttttttttgttattatatatactcttattatttatttaatatttttgtagtattatttatttattattatttttttatattattattagagatttatttgtttatatttattcagttatttatggtttattttattgttttaattttttttgttagttttattttgtattttgttatttatttatattattattatctattATTCCCCAGAGCATCCCGCAGTCGTGGATACCCGTCTCCCAGTaattcttattttattttctgtttacgttgctgttttcgttttcatgcAACGTCGCATTAGGCAAAATGCAAACCACTTTTCCCAGcgtcctctctctccctctgtctttcaacaacaacaaaaaacgagtgagggggggggggggggggggggaacaaTCAAGAGCGGCAGcgagaaataaagaaaaattctGCATAAATTCGTTGCAGAGCTTTCCCGGTAAATGGCCGCCACTTCTGGGCTGTCAAGTTGGTTAATTTCTTCTCCACCAAAGACTAGTACTCGTCCTCGGACAGCGAGCAGGCTTTAAGGACCCGAGAAGAGGGCTAATTTAATGCCTGGCACAGACAGCTTGACATAATGCCTCGATTACGCTGACACCAGCACGAAAGCACGAAAGCACACAATCGGACAATCGGACAATCGAACAATCAGACAATCAGATATATGCGAATCAATAAAGTGTAAATTGTAACATTAAATAGTCATTAGTGTCTAGAGCCATTTGACCGGAAATTAATCAAGCAAtaaccgcacacacacacacacgggcacacacacacacacacacacacacccgcaaTCACGCAAAACCGCCCGAAAAGGGTTAATGTTTGGTCAAGCTTTTGTACATATcattaaacacacacacacaaggggAGGGGTgaccctcccccctccccctcctgaTTGCGCCTTGTAGATATGTCAGACAAGTGACGGAAACTGTTTATTATTGCCCCACAGAACGGAAAAGGATAAAGGATGTGTCGAACCCCCCTCCTTCAGCGGGTCGAGGGGTGTGCTTCGAGTGCCCAAAGAAATtgtcaaaaaatatatttttggggcAAAAGTATGTCGGAGCATTGAATAAATACCATAAATGGATGATGCCCTTAAAGCCGGAACTGCTAACAACATCAAAATCCAAGCAGGCACTGACAACAGCAATTGTGCt from Drosophila pseudoobscura strain MV-25-SWS-2005 chromosome 4, UCI_Dpse_MV25, whole genome shotgun sequence encodes the following:
- the LOC6902860 gene encoding acylphosphatase-1-like; this translates as MSKAKEDASQIIMTCDFEIKGQIPKEAFEMFAAAQAQILGLRGYIVQVSEECFKGQLQGEGRVIEAFKQLILAAAEYVAAVKEFIIQNLKAIDEYTYPAFEVKAKGDK